In Chloroflexota bacterium, one DNA window encodes the following:
- a CDS encoding UDP-glucose--hexose-1-phosphate uridylyltransferase: MNLSDTPHRRYNPLTDEWVLVSPHRTARPWQGQVEKTIPDQRPAFDPQCYLCPGVTRANGEINPAYASTFVFPNDFAALLPDSPSAALDDGLFQAHSERGICRVICFSPRHDLTLAEMEIPDIRLVVDLWASQFSELAAIDWIKHVEIFENRGAAMGASNPHPHGQIWANESIPTLVATEQRSQKAYFAQHQRPLLIDYVEQELARGERVVYANDYWAAVVPFWAVWPYETMLLPRRAVSTLAELSEAERDGLADLLSHTLIRYDNLFQTSFPYTFGWHNAPCDGEQYPHHVVHAHIYPPLLRSATVRKFMVGYEMLAQPQRDLTAETAAQRLRDLPSLHWTKAQ, from the coding sequence ATGAATCTCAGTGATACGCCCCATCGCCGCTACAACCCGCTGACTGACGAATGGGTCTTGGTTTCGCCACATCGAACTGCCCGCCCATGGCAAGGCCAGGTCGAAAAAACCATTCCCGACCAGCGCCCAGCCTTTGATCCGCAATGCTACCTTTGCCCGGGAGTAACTCGGGCCAATGGCGAGATCAACCCAGCTTACGCTAGCACCTTTGTGTTTCCCAACGATTTCGCCGCCTTGTTGCCCGATAGCCCAAGCGCAGCACTTGATGATGGATTATTTCAAGCCCATAGCGAACGAGGCATTTGTCGGGTGATTTGTTTCTCGCCACGCCACGATTTGACCTTGGCCGAAATGGAGATTCCTGATATTCGTTTGGTCGTCGATTTGTGGGCCAGCCAATTTAGCGAGCTAGCTGCGATCGATTGGATCAAGCATGTTGAGATTTTTGAAAATCGCGGGGCAGCGATGGGGGCGAGCAATCCACACCCGCATGGTCAAATTTGGGCCAACGAAAGCATTCCAACGCTTGTCGCCACCGAACAGCGCAGCCAAAAAGCTTACTTTGCTCAACACCAACGCCCATTACTCATCGATTATGTCGAGCAAGAATTAGCACGAGGCGAACGGGTGGTCTATGCCAACGATTACTGGGCAGCGGTCGTGCCATTTTGGGCAGTTTGGCCGTACGAAACCATGCTTTTGCCACGTCGGGCGGTGAGCACCTTGGCCGAATTAAGCGAAGCTGAACGCGATGGCCTCGCCGATTTACTCAGCCATACCCTGATTCGCTACGATAATTTGTTTCAAACCTCGTTTCCCTATACGTTTGGTTGGCACAATGCCCCCTGCGATGGCGAACAATATCCCCATCATGTGGTGCATGCCCATATTTACCCGCCATTGTTACGCTCGGCCACGGTGCGCAAATTTATGGTTGGCTACGAAATGTTGGCCCAACCACAGCGCGACTTAACCGCCGAAACCGCCGCGCAACGGCTACGCGATTTACCCAGCCTGCATTGGACTAAAGCTCAGTAA